The DNA sequence ACGATTTTGCACGTTATTTTTGTAATGATGAACAATACCCACGTCGTGTTACTCAGAATTCAATACTGTTCACTGTGCTCGGCGTACCACATACTCGAAACTGGAGATGACTATGAACGAAGGAAATTATGGCATACCCGTGTAGCCGTATAGCCGTGATTACGAAGAATCCTATGCCTTCACCTCTTCAGGTAATGTAATACTCCTACTCTTagcgaccgagcaaactcgctcgttttctttctatattcaATAAAGACAGAAACGGAAGTGTTCAAATTACGACGGTGCATTGCTTTTATGCAATATTGTCGTCGCTAGACGAGATCGGgggattataataatttcgtaaataaaaggTGCTCTCAAGAACGCGCTGGGCCGTGCGCCCAACTGATCCTAAGATCATCTTCGATTTACGAGATATTTTCGGGACATGAATAACTAGTCGTTACAAAAAAGCGATGCaccttcgaaatttgaaccctttccgtttctttgtctatttaatataggaaggaaaagggtgagtttgctcatCTAGTAAgggtaggagtactacatgaCCTGAATTTGTGAACCAATATAGGGTTTGCCGAATAGATCTGCGATTTACGCACATTTTTAAATCCAGTATTACTACGTCGACCATAGTAAAACCGAGATAACAGCGCCGTGCAAACGTAACTCGGATTCGCGTTGATTAATTTCATTGGTACAATTCATCTTGAGGAGGTACCGCAGTCGCTGGATTTTGGAATTTATGCATAGATTATTTCAGCAATGTATCCCAGTGTTATGTATTGTAATTATGTACCCcagttttattatatatttgttaTCTACCTGTCACATTGTCGTCTTGTCTTATTTCGAATAGTTAGAGAATTTGTTCGATATCTTGTGGTTACAAGACTCTGACACTTTAAACTGAGTTATTTAGTATTAGTGATATAAAATGGtaataaacaatgaaaatatacAAGCTTTAAATTTCTGACCAGATGTTACACATATGCTGATTTTTGATCATCCAACCGGGTTATCAGTAGATGGTCTCAGTTGGTcttcaaaataagaaattgcGCCGAGTACAACATCCGACCGGAACGCTTGCGTATTCTATTGTTTATTTCTCACTAATCCAACTAACTCAACTCTTATGTCTGAGAATCTTACAACCACATGATATTGAGCAGCTAACTGTTTGAAATATCCCTAGATGGAATACAATCTTATAGCATATGCTCTAagaatacaataataaaatacttCAATCAAAGGCTAATAACAGTAGTAATACACAGTTCAGTGATAACATACTACGGGACCCTCGCACTATAgcgtattataattttattaattaatactaCAACTCACTACACTAATGATactgaattatattatatctaatAGCGTTTCCATTGGTTGCACCGAGTGTGAACTGAGTGAGATTTCCCTAATGTTGAAAAGCGGGATCCTAGTGAAATCGCACTCAGTTCACATGGTTCACATACACTCTAGGTTCCGCTGCCCAGTAACCGGTCGATGCGGCGGCATTGTACTGCCCATGAAAATGCACCCACAGCTATACAGTTAGTGCGTTGGTACTACATACATGTGGTATACATTACGTGCCATGCATTAATGTAGCGTACACCACATTAATCCACCACCGACTTCATAGTTCACGGACTTGCGTCTTGCGATCTTCGTGAAAATGATCTGGTAGATCTCCAGAGTTTAACATTTCAACACCCAAAATACGTTCATTAGAGCAATGTCATTTTTAATAAACCAATGCATATTTAGAAACATGAAGAGATCGGTACACGAAATAAGCCGACTCAGATGCATATTAACGGAAATAAAAACCGGCTTCGTTGAAAATAAGGTTAGAATTTTAGAGAATTGAAGTGCTGCGAAAGTGTTCtccaaaatataaaattattatgtcattttgcagaaatttttaccCAGCTTACAACAGTCATGCAGGTTCACCTCAGACAGTAATGCCTTTGATAACAAGCAGATAtcagaaactgaaaaaatatatcaaggTTCTATGACGAAACAAGTCAGAACCATCAAAGTCTTTACACTCATCACCTCGATCACCGGTATAATTTCGCAGCCAATGCTCTATGCGAAGTTTGAAGAAATAGGTCTCTCACCTGCAATGGTTGGCTTTGGCGCGTTCTATGGATTCTTTACATTGATATCTCCATTATTGATACACCTAGTAACCAAAAGATATGTTACTCAAATAGAATACAATTCTAAAGAGGATTACTATACCGCATATACGTACACCTTCTTTGTACAACGAAAAAAGGTATGTTTTCCCTCAtactttcttttcctttttcatatACTTGACCCAAAATATATgtgtttaatttcaataaGCATTCTTATCTGGcttaaattttctcagataCACTTTGGAATAGGTTGATCATAACATATATCTTATCAAGTTCCCACATAATAGAATTAGGCATGCATATTTCCATCTTTCACGTATTCTACTGAAGTTAATCAGTGATTTTGGAtagtttcaattcaatttgattaaaaagttATCACTAGTTATATTAACAAACTTatttataaagaaatatttcaccgTATAGTTTTACAACCATGAATCGAGTTGAAAGTTCAATTAAATGACATTGATGTATGTAATATTGAACAAAACAAATCACTCTCCCGAAAATGACGTCATTACATTTATGTTGCAAACTTCAACCACATTTTCATCAGTGATCAATATCACACCCTGTTGCAAATAATTATCTCCAATTAcaactgtttttatttcacgagcttatttttcattttctccccCGTAAGTTGGCAAtcaatattgtattatattttacaatagAATAGATTATTATGCAGATCATGTTGACCAATTCTACaatgtataattaaatatgtattatttcttttctacgATGTTTAAGATTCAGTTTACACCAGACGATGTTCAGGTCCCAGACATTCCAAGAATGCTGACAACCTTTGTGGTGAAGAACAATTCATTGTTCGTAGATCCAAAAATGTTCGAGGATATAGGCCATTACAAGCGGATAATGGGATATGATAAGCCATTAGATTTTTCCCTAGATTCAGATTCtaaagatgataaaaaataaagatagtacattatttattgattcaCGTTTTTTATGTATCAAAGATGTATTCCTTAATCTATTAACATTATTGTTTTCACTGTTGTTACCGTCATTCTATTTACATTTGTGAGTAATACATTACTACCATTTATAGTTTTGTCAATGGTAATAATTACAGTTTCTAATTTctataattacaaaatatgtacATTGTGTAATCTGTTACACATTATTTATAAAGAGATCATCGTAAATTGGCCAGTTATTTTCCATATGACATATTCTGGACTTTCTGGTGTACACGTGAGTTTGGCTATTTTTTAATGGAACTGGCAGTTAATATTCGTTAAATCTGCTAGCCTTATACCAAATAGTTCAGTCTTAACAACTTTTCATTGTCTGTAACCAACTattatggaaaaattaaaagtgtGCCATAAAAGTATTGCAAAAGTAtacgtgaaaagaaaagttgtACGAGTCGAGCAATAAATCGTGATACTGAAAGAAGTATACAACCAGTACAATGTTTCTATAGTATGAGATAGAATCGTAATTATTTGTTTAGGAAATATCGGCTGGATATATGGAACTCCGAATCGGGTCACgtaaattccaaaatttctgCGACAATGACTCAATTGTGAGTTTGagccaaaaaagaaaaacacttaAAAATTACTTAGCAATTGTTAAAACGTACactgtttatatttttttacttgaattgattttttctaaatcgaAAGAACTTGCAATAGTACAgtaaagagatgaaaaaaataaggtcACTTGTGATAactgaagaatttgaaaaatatgcggTCCGTgaagaaacgaattttttacaactgtATAATCATTTATACAAGTCATGTTTTAagaataattgtataatttttcataaaaatttgtcttAGTGTGTAATACACCGGTCTCTTCAGAATAGGATTACAATGGCATTAACGACCGACTTATCACAGTTATCTTCACGAGATTTCATTCTATAATGTCTCGAGGCTACTTGGAGGCAAAGTTTCTGAAATtgtaatttgcaaaaatcatGCGTATGTATAATGATAAAGCGTCAATGTGGCTGTGGTTGGAATTCATTATGCTGGAAGAAgatcaaagtcgtcggaaacGTGGACCATGGGAACGTGAAGATCTTCTATTTGAGGTCTAACTTTGAAATCACAAAGACCTACTTCCTTCATCTTCCATTCCCAATCCATCCGTTGCACCGCATGAAGAGACTCTGCTTCGTTATGATGTCGCAATAGCATAGATtcctaaaaaaaagaatatacgTACGGATCTTGTGCGATCATGAACGGAATATTGTATTATCTAATCTAACCAGTTTCGAATTCGTGTAAAGTGGAATCAACAGCAAAATACTCGAGACACAAGCTTATAATATTGCCTGCTGAACATTGGTTAAAACTCGAGACACCATGATACATCATTCgtgatgtacatacattggaaatatttaatatGAATAGGAATACTGGCTATTTCTATTCGTATATATTTTCACCTGCTAAACACGAATTTCTTAGTAACTTTTGGGTCagaaatcaacattttttaaatacttttatCCAGTAATATACCTgaacgaaaaatctgaaagaatttatgtggcatggaaaggaaaaaattacgtcTTTCAGTCGAgcacatttttatacatttaataTAAAACGGGCCAGTGTTATGAACACACAAATTTACGTCTTCGGCTtaccttaattttttcccacttGTCATCAACGTCTTGAAGCCAGCTTAAAAATAATCGTCCATTGTACCGACTTCTTGCATTTctgtctttttcttcttgttcagGAGTTATTACATTGTACACTTCTTCATCTTTCAGAATCGTACAAACCGAAAATGGAAGTGATTGATTTGCCAAGGCTCTGGCAGCTCGGCCATGCACCCTGAGGATTTCTTGTTCCACAGACAAAaccaacttttctttttcaactacGTGTTGCATTCTCAGACGATACCTTTCCTTTTCCTGCTCCACGTACAGATCCTTCATTGCACAATGCAAACTAACTGGCGGGTTTACGTTAGGTTCCTTATTAGCATTTCCAGCCAACACATAAGTGCATCGATTCATTAAATAGTCTTTGAAACCCTGAGGTGGTTTCGGTTGTACAGGAAAAAGGCCTTTTCTTCGCCGCTCAATCTGTGAGGAAATgaggaaacaaaattttcatttcatacgtTGTATTTGGGTTGGTGATCTAGCACTACAATTATCTATTTTTTGAATGTctgtgaaattcaaaatctgaaacacTTGCAGCATAACGTAAAATGTATAATACCtgagtaataaattttttgttaaacaaATTTACTTCAACAGGGAACTCGTAAATAAATCGATTCTAATCTGTCACTAGATTAAATAAAGATTTTATTAAGAAATACTTCTTAAATGTCTTGGCATTATGTACATTTGGATAAGCAAGTAAAGCGGTGCGCATCAAAGTTTGAATCTCAAAAGCAGTGTTTTGGAAAGGACAGAATATGgatatatttgaaaagatACATGCACATATTCAGAGCTATCTAACACTATCTTACCTGTTTCCTGATGTTGAGAAACAATTGATAACAATTGGTGATTGGCTGATCATGCGGATGAACTTCAGGTCCTATATTAGCAGCTTCAGCAGCTTCATTGGCAGCAGCCGTGGCTGCAGCCTGTTGTGCTTCCTTATTaggtttcatttttctttttcttggatGGAGTTCAACGGTAGCAGGAGGCGCGGTTGTGTTCGGAGTTGAAGTGGACTGAGTCGATGAGGCAGTATCCGAACTCTCAGTGTCTTTCTGCGTCTTTGAGCTTGATTCGGAGTTTTTCTCCGGTTTCTCACTGGTCGTTGTTGTTTTCGAAGTGCTGTGGGGAACTGAAGTTTGTTCGGTTGTAGTCGTTTTTGTTGTATCCGAACTGGTGGTTTCTGGGGTCGGAGAATTGTGACGCTGCTGAGgcgatgaattgttcgaacaGTCGTTTGAGGACGCTGCTGCAGGAAGCGGAGACGAGTTTGAGTAACTGGCGTTTCCCGACGAAACACCGGCAGTTTCCTTTGAGATAACCGAGCCGTTGGCGCCATTGCCAGACCTAAAATaagtaattattaaaaacCAGTTCCCAGGATTTGCATGAAACATCAATGCTAAACATCCTGCATACCTGTGTGAACTCCGAAGGACTCTTTGATGGTGTGTAGACCGTTCTTCGCCATGTAGAGCTCCAGTaaagtcttttttttcttcgcttttAGACGGAGTGCCTTCAGTGGGACTCGTCGTTCCGCTGGCTGATTGATTTTGATCTTTGTCAGTAGAATCGTTACTATTCGAGCTTGGGACAACATAAGGCAATTGGTGATTCCTATTTGATGTATTCTTTCCATTTCTATTTCCCTGTTCTTGTTCCGACACTGTACTCTGTGGTATCACTATTTTCAAAGGTGGAACTTTTGGGGCAGAATTTGAATCAGAACTTTTCGATCGATCGTCTTCGCCATCTGATTCAGGGGGGGCTGGGGTAGCTGCTTTTGTATTCGTCGAACCAACCGTGCTGCTAGCTGGTTTTGGACTACTGCCAGTAGCTGCAGAAGAACTGGGACTTTTACGATCAACGTTTGCAGTGGAAGTGGCTTGATTGTTTTTTCCTACAGCAGTGTTTCCTCCCAGTTTACCGAGTTTTGTACACTGTAAACAacgaattatttaattaaattgaaaacaagTCCGTAAATGTCGTTGACAAGAGTATACACAAGTAGACAGCTGAAAAAAGTAGGTGAATTtgagaatttataaaatatatacaaaaatatgtaaatcaagcattattaacaattattattaattaatttgagttgaagttaaatttttcgtcaaaattttactttatttcatgaaaaaaatatatgttaaaAAAGTGGTATCGTGATAAACAGGATAAATCCTCCAAGAATATTATTTCCAAATTCGAACTAAATCGGTTGAactgtttttaagatatcgccGGCACTGCAAAACGTTATTACGAATAATAATGCTTTCGATTGATGGACTTTAATTTAATGAGGAAAAAGAAGCCAACGTAGTTCGATCTAGATActattgaataaaacaaatccCAATtggattaaatataaattcccAAAGATTCACACACTTTTCCAGCCATCTATTCATATGTACCCTCCTCGAGACTATAAATGAAGATTTATTTATCGCCCACCTTTTCATTGGTTGGATTATTTCTACCAGCTGCCAGTCTTCCAGTTGCCACAGCTTTAGGATTGTCCTTAGTGCCCTCAGAttcctttctcttctttcgacgattttcttcatcttgCTCATCAGGATTATCACTTTCTAATGTGCGTTTAGCAGCAGGTGATGCAGAGACTGAAGCCTCATCCATATTGGAGGCAGAGATTTCAGCAGCCGCTGACGAAGCACTTACGGTCCCTGAAGCATTACTTCCAGATACCCCTGCTGCTTTCGCCGCATCTTTATCCTTGTCACCAGGGTTTGGTGAAGTACTCGCTCCTCGAACTGGTGTCGCCTCTTTTGAACTCTTGAATTCATACACATCCCCACTTTCTCCAGATGCGCTACTGTTATTGGCAGACCCAGACGCCGCCGGGTTTCCCCCTGATAATGCTGATGATTTGGATCCATCCATGTTTTGAGACTGGCTAGTCACACCGTGGCGTGAGGCTGTACCACTCTTCTTGTCATCCCTGGCGCTACGCACCTGGTTCAACCGCAGCGTAACCCGCGGTGAGCCGCCAGACTGCCCAGTTCCCGATCTGTCAACtgagagaaaataaagtcATTATTGTacagattgaagaaaaatcaatatatAACAATGATTAATATACCTGGAATTGCAATTTATGAAGCTTcaccaaaaattaataataaggcATTGAAGAGTAAGTGAAATTTGGTCAACCATCCAAAAACCCAAAATGATAAACTGGTATTGCCAACCCAAGTATTAGGCTGACGTAGGCTGTTTGTTTATCAAAACtcaaaataactaaaaatatcagtttttGATCAAACTTGATCCATCAAAATTTGGGATACATAATATGCATATGATACCGGGCTTTCCACAATACTTGAATTTCAGGATACTAatcacagttaaaaaaaagtgactacaAATAGATCTGattgattcaaaaaatcaatataaagTTAAAATAGTTGATCGACGCTTTGAATGTAATTAATCTTTCGTTACTCTTGCTTATTTGCCGACAAAGTTCACCGCACAGCGAGTGATAtttacttatatttttattgagaAATATTAAAGTTTATTTCTTTACTAAAGCGAAaagtattacaattttttatgtttaataCTCAactaataattatcattgtttGGTATTAAGAATTTATTTAAGTCATATAGCAAATATTTTAGTCTCAATAAAAGTATGACAAAttagaaatataataaattctcaTATTAGTAATATATAAATGTTTATATTTAACTAATGAGCATTCAATGTAACCCCTGACCAATTCAGCGTACAAATTGCATAGTGAAAAATGcatgaagaaatttcaagattttggaataaatgttgttttatttcttcatattATCATGTGATTTGGGTACAAAATCAATACACTGTGGTCATAAGTAAaagtctttgttttggtattaGTTTTAATATCGCAAATACGTAGGTTGAGATATTACAAGGCTATTGTTCGTTActgttttcaataaaatcagcaaaaataaaacaaggaaTACTGACAATGTCTCGCCTATGGATTGTTTAACTTTACTTGCcagattatatttattatggagtaaagaaaaaaggcgGAGGGATGTAGTTTCAGATGAAGAGAGCATTTTTACACAATGTTAAACTTGGTAAGAATAAATTAACTACATATTAAAACAGAATCACTATCTAGTAaccttgaaatgaaattgtggGAGTTATCTtgcaatatataaatatgttttgCATATTTATGGTTCATTGAACATTAGATAATCCCCAAGATACAAAACTCGTTGCAGGATGTACAGGATATTATAACCTGCAACCTTACATCGTTTTGAGATTACTTATTTGTTAGACGTTTACATATTTGTCTAAACGATTGCAAGAGGGTGGATGAAATTGTGACCGAAGTTGATAAAACCTAATATAAACATAAGCAGGTAAGAAATGATACCCAATGGTCTCATAAAGTCGCTGGGAGAATTTAAAAGAATTTGAAGATCTTGAGTCGAACgaagttatgaatttttaaaaatactcaTGTATTCTTAGAAATAAGGAGTTTCTTCGACTGTGGCAGATTGAgtttaaaattcatgaaaaatcaaCATCAAGCTGTTCTTATTGAAACTaattgttgagaatttttttaaggtTTTCGGCACCATCTTCACCGAATGTGTGGAGATCCTCTTTAGCAGATAAAAACGACTCATTTACAGTTTCCTTCACAAAGGTTAGGTAAAATTGCTGTTGAGTAGTTGGAAGGGTTTTTTCAAGAGTTCAAATCGCCGGTATGCGTAAGTATGTAACCGTTCGTTCGCTAATTATCCTAGAAAGTGATACTTAAGTAATTCTGAAACACagtagtagaagaaaaaaagaagtccACGCACCTTGTGCCACGTGAGAACGCTTATAAGACGCCAAGACTGACGTCAAAAAAGGTAGATATATTGTATGTCTAAAAGATATTGTAACTAAAAACTTAATTAAGTA is a window from the Diprion similis isolate iyDipSimi1 chromosome 6, iyDipSimi1.1, whole genome shotgun sequence genome containing:
- the LOC124406600 gene encoding uncharacterized protein LOC124406600 isoform X2, with the protein product MSFLINQCIFRNMKRSVHEISRLRCILTEIKTGFVENKKFLPSLQQSCRFTSDSNAFDNKQISETEKIYQGSMTKQVRTIKVFTLITSITGIISQPMLYAKFEEIGLSPAMVGFGAFYGFFTLISPLLIHLVTKRYVTQIEYNSKEDYYTAYTYTFFVQRKKDSVYTRRCSGPRHSKNADNLCGEEQFIVRRSKNVRGYRPLQADNGI
- the LOC124406600 gene encoding transmembrane protein 70 homolog, mitochondrial isoform X1, with translation MSFLINQCIFRNMKRSVHEISRLRCILTEIKTGFVENKKFLPSLQQSCRFTSDSNAFDNKQISETEKIYQGSMTKQVRTIKVFTLITSITGIISQPMLYAKFEEIGLSPAMVGFGAFYGFFTLISPLLIHLVTKRYVTQIEYNSKEDYYTAYTYTFFVQRKKIQFTPDDVQVPDIPRMLTTFVVKNNSLFVDPKMFEDIGHYKRIMGYDKPLDFSLDSDSKDDKK
- the LOC124406599 gene encoding ankyrin repeat domain-containing protein 12, whose amino-acid sequence is MPAGRPRGGNGGFRGHPAPMSERQQLALLLQMTSQDKESGGISPSSISVQSTSSEQHRASRSRCRNERGETPLHVAAIRGDEAQVRRLLARGADPNAKDFAGWTPLHEACNHGWLGTARILIEAGASVNALGLDDDTPLHDAAVNGHQELVKLLVDSGADSTLKNKRGKTPVDVASGTLDRSSFISDKSTEARSTVSQPTSPAAGSAESSCSGNPKAEEILARRLFDPGSGASLVSEEQQREQHRPTGSSANTPTAVEDSGAPCEMRRTPPQNKVDRSGTGQSGGSPRVTLRLNQVRSARDDKKSGTASRHGVTSQSQNMDGSKSSALSGGNPAASGSANNSSASGESGDVYEFKSSKEATPVRGASTSPNPGDKDKDAAKAAGVSGSNASGTVSASSAAAEISASNMDEASVSASPAAKRTLESDNPDEQDEENRRKKRKESEGTKDNPKAVATGRLAAGRNNPTNEKCTKLGKLGGNTAVGKNNQATSTANVDRKSPSSSAATGSSPKPASSTVGSTNTKAATPAPPESDGEDDRSKSSDSNSAPKVPPLKIVIPQSTVSEQEQGNRNGKNTSNRNHQLPYVVPSSNSNDSTDKDQNQSASGTTSPTEGTPSKSEEKKDFTGALHGEERSTHHQRVLRSSHRSGNGANGSVISKETAGVSSGNASYSNSSPLPAAASSNDCSNNSSPQQRHNSPTPETTSSDTTKTTTTEQTSVPHSTSKTTTTSEKPEKNSESSSKTQKDTESSDTASSTQSTSTPNTTAPPATVELHPRKRKMKPNKEAQQAAATAAANEAAEAANIGPEVHPHDQPITNCYQLFLNIRKQIERRRKGLFPVQPKPPQGFKDYLMNRCTYVLAGNANKEPNVNPPVSLHCAMKDLYVEQEKERYRLRMQHVVEKEKLVLSVEQEILRVHGRAARALANQSLPFSVCTILKDEEVYNVITPEQEEKDRNARSRYNGRLFLSWLQDVDDKWEKIKESMLLRHHNEAESLHAVQRMDWEWKMKEVGLCDFKVRPQIEDLHVPMVHVSDDFDLLPA